The following proteins are encoded in a genomic region of Variovorax paradoxus:
- a CDS encoding low molecular weight protein tyrosine phosphatase family protein: MRRVLFICSRNRLRSPTAESMFAAPDIETDSAGLAPDADCVLSAEQVDWADLIFVMEKQHRVKLKQRFAASLQGKKVVCLDVPDRFQFMQPELVTLLQKKVGHHLRQQNAEAQSSGKMRP, encoded by the coding sequence ATGCGCCGTGTGCTCTTTATCTGCAGTAGAAACAGGCTCCGCAGCCCGACGGCCGAGAGCATGTTCGCGGCGCCCGACATCGAGACGGACTCTGCTGGCCTCGCGCCAGACGCAGACTGCGTACTGAGCGCTGAACAGGTTGATTGGGCTGACCTGATTTTCGTGATGGAGAAGCAGCACCGGGTGAAGCTCAAGCAGAGGTTCGCAGCGTCCTTGCAGGGGAAAAAGGTCGTGTGCCTGGATGTTCCCGACCGGTTCCAGTTTATGCAGCCTGAGCTCGTCACGCTGTTGCAGAAAAAGGTTGGTCACCATTTGCGTCAACAAAATGCGGAAGCACAATCGAGCGGCAAAATGCGGCCATAG
- a CDS encoding cupin domain-containing protein, with protein MNVISPTNIAASLSEFWSPRVIGEVDDAFIKVAKLHGSLTWHSHDEEDELFLVLKGHLRIELEGRAVELSEGEMFIVPKGVRHNPVAEQECQVMLIERKSTLHTGDVVVEKTRSLAEQLRPV; from the coding sequence TTGAACGTCATATCACCCACGAATATTGCCGCGTCTCTTTCGGAGTTTTGGTCTCCGCGCGTTATTGGCGAAGTCGACGATGCCTTCATCAAGGTCGCCAAGCTTCACGGCTCGTTGACTTGGCACAGCCATGATGAAGAGGACGAGTTGTTTCTCGTTCTCAAGGGACATCTGCGTATCGAACTGGAAGGCCGTGCCGTCGAACTTTCCGAAGGCGAGATGTTCATTGTTCCGAAGGGCGTCCGACATAACCCGGTCGCGGAGCAAGAGTGTCAAGTCATGCTCATCGAGCGCAAGTCAACGCTGCATACAGGCGATGTTGTCGTCGAGAAAACTCGGTCTTTGGCTGAGCAGCTTCGCCCTGTGTGA
- a CDS encoding DUF4303 domain-containing protein, which yields MTWSLFYRFENDVPTDFHELRQFDNSLWTANGKVKTMGHSMVVEFTSPQAAKDALAQRANEIEAQGYKRVRQGIHDPARIDFTLLTIEIREGARCAFQAIRAAHPDEAIRLFSLGSDDGAMTIVHAASNLALSAPGDMDDESEIWCSAEWPYEEGGEFLDIAYRMILPCHRSDLPCDVEFDLLHAGLFEACIAVMEQLDREGFFGTGDAREEVVLLCQSEGNEDMEGSIGRLNTSRVVSRLERWIKLCE from the coding sequence ATGACCTGGTCACTGTTCTACCGCTTCGAAAACGATGTGCCCACAGACTTTCACGAACTGCGCCAGTTCGACAATTCGCTGTGGACTGCAAACGGGAAGGTGAAGACCATGGGGCACTCCATGGTCGTCGAGTTCACAAGTCCCCAAGCCGCAAAGGATGCCCTCGCGCAACGCGCCAATGAGATCGAGGCGCAGGGCTACAAACGGGTGCGCCAAGGCATACACGATCCCGCTCGCATCGACTTCACCTTGCTCACCATAGAGATTCGCGAAGGTGCTCGGTGTGCCTTCCAAGCCATCCGCGCGGCCCATCCCGACGAGGCCATCCGCCTTTTCTCGCTTGGCAGCGACGACGGCGCGATGACCATCGTCCATGCTGCCAGCAATCTCGCTTTGAGCGCTCCGGGCGACATGGACGATGAAAGCGAGATCTGGTGCTCGGCCGAGTGGCCCTACGAGGAGGGCGGTGAGTTCCTCGATATCGCTTACCGCATGATCCTGCCATGCCACCGCAGCGACTTGCCTTGCGACGTTGAATTCGACCTCCTGCACGCAGGCCTCTTCGAGGCTTGCATTGCCGTGATGGAACAACTTGATCGTGAAGGTTTCTTCGGCACCGGCGACGCGCGTGAAGAGGTTGTGCTGCTATGCCAAAGCGAAGGCAATGAGGATATGGAAGGCTCGATCGGTCGACTCAACACTTCTCGCGTGGTGAGTCGACTCGAACGCTGGATCAAGCTCTGCGAATGA
- a CDS encoding ABC transporter permease: MTASTMQAHSTPAPASAAQAAPKATASWRGWLAQRPSAFTLALIVLVCLGVGAINPGFFQLPVLFDIVRACTVLGLFALGVLIVLAAGGIDVSFAAVAALTMYSITKLVLNYFPEAPIALLLAAGAVSGAVLGVFNGLLVHWLKAPSLIVTIGTQYLYRGILLTFVGTVFFMNVPAPMDAFGKLALWRFDTAQGLHVVLPATVLVLAGAAVLTWWLLNRTLIGRAVYAIGGSLAIAERLGYNLRTVHIFVFMYAGFLSGLAGIVHVSSTRLANPFDLVGNELDVIAAVILGGARITGGSGTVGGTLLGVVLVTLINNVLILAGVPSTWQKVIIGAFILVAGACFAIRKQG; this comes from the coding sequence ATGACGGCTTCCACCATGCAAGCGCACTCCACGCCCGCGCCGGCTTCGGCTGCGCAAGCGGCTCCCAAGGCAACGGCCTCGTGGCGCGGCTGGCTCGCGCAGCGCCCCTCGGCCTTCACGCTCGCGCTGATCGTGCTGGTGTGCCTGGGAGTCGGCGCCATCAACCCGGGCTTCTTCCAATTGCCGGTGCTGTTCGACATCGTGCGGGCCTGCACGGTGCTCGGGCTCTTTGCGCTGGGCGTGCTGATCGTGCTGGCCGCCGGCGGCATCGACGTGTCGTTCGCCGCAGTTGCCGCGCTCACGATGTACAGCATCACCAAGCTGGTGCTGAACTACTTTCCCGAAGCGCCCATCGCGCTGTTGCTGGCGGCGGGCGCGGTGAGCGGTGCGGTGCTGGGCGTGTTCAACGGCCTGCTGGTGCACTGGCTCAAGGCGCCGTCGCTGATCGTGACCATCGGCACGCAGTACCTGTACCGCGGCATCTTGCTGACCTTCGTCGGGACAGTGTTCTTCATGAACGTGCCCGCGCCGATGGACGCGTTCGGCAAGCTGGCGCTCTGGCGCTTCGACACCGCGCAGGGCCTGCACGTGGTGCTGCCCGCCACGGTGCTGGTGCTGGCCGGCGCGGCGGTGCTGACGTGGTGGCTGCTGAACCGCACGCTCATCGGCCGTGCGGTGTACGCCATCGGCGGCAGCCTCGCGATTGCCGAGCGGCTGGGCTACAACCTGCGCACGGTGCACATCTTCGTGTTCATGTATGCGGGGTTCCTCTCGGGGCTAGCGGGCATCGTGCACGTGTCGAGCACGCGGCTGGCGAACCCTTTCGACCTCGTGGGCAACGAACTGGACGTGATCGCTGCGGTGATCCTCGGCGGCGCGCGCATCACCGGCGGCAGCGGCACGGTCGGGGGCACGCTGCTGGGCGTGGTGCTGGTCACGCTGATCAACAACGTGCTGATCTTGGCGGGCGTTCCCAGCACCTGGCAGAAAGTGATCATCGGCGCGTTCATCCTCGTGGCCGGCGCCTGCTTCGCGATTCGAAAGCAGGGCTGA
- a CDS encoding IS3 family transposase (programmed frameshift) → MRKSRYTEEQIIGFIKQAESGLPIKDLCRKGGFSDATFYKWRAKYGGMDVPDARRLRELEAENNKLKKLLAEAHLDIHALNTAFGGKAIAPQAKRAAVAIMIGECDLSERRACRLVGLSRDSYRNPPEANAMTQELSSKIVEIAHARRRFGYRRIHDMLRPNFPGVNHKRVYRLYSAANLAVRKRKKAKRPISERVPLQLATTVNEVWSMDFVSDSLSTGRRIKCLTVADDFSHECVSISVDWGISGQYVTRLLDQAAVFRGYPLAVRTDNGPEFTSRAFMGWAQAHGIRHILIEPGRPMQNGYIESFNGKFRDECLNEQWFETLQQARSAITLWRQDYNEVRPHSSCQRMPPSKFAELHRQRAGDAARSTSTTTEIN, encoded by the exons ATGAGAAAGAGCAGATACACCGAGGAGCAGATCATCGGTTTCATCAAGCAAGCCGAGTCCGGCTTGCCGATCAAGGATCTGTGCCGCAAAGGCGGCTTCAGCGACGCGACCTTCTACAAATGGCGCGCCAAATACGGCGGCATGGACGTGCCCGACGCCAGGCGACTGCGTGAACTCGAGGCCGAGAACAACAAGCTCAAGAAGCTGTTGGCTGAGGCCCACCTGGACATCCACGCGCTGAACACGGCCTTCGGGG GTAAAGCGATAGCCCCGCAAGCCAAGCGCGCGGCCGTTGCCATCATGATCGGGGAATGCGATCTGAGCGAACGGCGCGCCTGCAGGCTTGTGGGGCTCTCCCGCGACAGCTATCGCAATCCACCCGAGGCCAATGCCATGACGCAAGAGCTCAGCAGCAAGATCGTCGAGATCGCGCATGCACGTCGGCGCTTCGGCTACCGGCGCATCCACGACATGCTGCGCCCGAACTTCCCGGGCGTGAACCACAAGCGCGTCTACCGCCTGTACAGCGCGGCCAACCTGGCGGTGCGCAAGCGCAAGAAGGCCAAGCGGCCCATCAGCGAGCGCGTTCCGCTGCAACTGGCCACGACGGTCAATGAGGTGTGGAGCATGGACTTCGTCAGCGACAGCCTGAGCACAGGACGGCGCATCAAGTGCTTGACCGTGGCCGATGACTTCAGCCACGAGTGCGTGAGCATCTCGGTCGACTGGGGAATCTCGGGGCAATACGTCACGCGACTGCTGGATCAAGCGGCCGTGTTCAGAGGCTACCCGCTGGCTGTGCGCACCGACAACGGGCCGGAGTTCACCAGTCGCGCCTTCATGGGCTGGGCGCAGGCCCACGGCATCCGTCACATCCTGATCGAGCCGGGACGGCCCATGCAGAACGGCTACATCGAGAGCTTCAACGGCAAGTTCAGGGACGAGTGCCTGAACGAACAGTGGTTCGAGACGCTGCAGCAGGCCAGATCGGCCATCACGCTCTGGCGCCAGGACTACAACGAGGTCAGGCCGCACAGCAGTTGCCAGCGAATGCCTCCGTCGAAGTTCGCCGAGCTGCATCGCCAGCGCGCTGGCGATGCAGCTCGATCCACTTCAACAACCACCGAGATCAATTAA
- a CDS encoding sugar ABC transporter ATP-binding protein, which produces MTLTAPSTQAPAGAGRRVFLEVQDVHKRFAGVHALRGIDLTIEAGEIYHLLGENGCGKSTLIKIISGAQPPSHGRIVIDGHPHESLSPLEALTLGIETVYQDLSLLPNMSVAENVALSEQLVATGGKLARRFDRKAVAATAVRALETVKLPTDAAFLARRVDELPLATRQLVAIARAVATRARMVIMDEPTTSLTQKEVDNLVHVVEHLRAQGVAVLFVSHKLDECMAMGGQAIVFRDGTKVAQGPIRDFTKAELAHWMTGKQLDGARYRHRTHGGDTLLKVEALGRGAQFSDVHFTLHKGEILGITGLLDSGRNELALALAGVQAADRGRIALGGRQITLKTPSDGIRQGIGYVPEDRLSEGLFLDKPIRDNIVTAVLGRLRGRFGALDDKQCQALAERTVSELQIATPDVDRPVQSLSGGNQQRVLIGRWLAIDPRVLILHGPTVGVDVGSKDTIYRIVQRLAEQGLGVILVSDDLQELLQNCDRILLMRKGRIANDFDAQGLAESELYHALVSDTPSPAFS; this is translated from the coding sequence ATGACTCTTACCGCGCCTTCCACGCAAGCCCCGGCCGGTGCCGGGCGCCGTGTCTTCCTCGAAGTGCAGGACGTGCACAAGCGCTTTGCCGGCGTGCACGCACTGCGGGGCATCGACCTCACGATCGAAGCCGGCGAGATCTACCACCTGCTCGGCGAGAACGGCTGCGGCAAGAGCACCCTCATCAAGATCATCTCGGGCGCGCAGCCGCCGAGCCACGGGCGCATCGTGATCGATGGCCATCCGCACGAATCGCTGTCGCCGCTGGAGGCGCTCACGCTGGGCATCGAGACGGTCTATCAGGACCTGTCCTTGCTCCCGAACATGAGCGTGGCCGAAAACGTCGCGCTCAGCGAGCAGCTGGTCGCCACCGGCGGCAAGCTCGCGCGGCGCTTCGACCGCAAGGCGGTGGCGGCCACGGCCGTGCGCGCCCTCGAAACAGTGAAGCTGCCGACCGATGCGGCCTTTCTGGCGCGCCGCGTCGACGAACTGCCCCTCGCCACGCGGCAACTCGTGGCCATTGCACGCGCCGTGGCCACACGCGCGCGCATGGTCATCATGGACGAACCCACCACCTCGCTCACGCAAAAGGAAGTCGACAACCTCGTGCACGTGGTCGAGCACCTGCGCGCGCAGGGCGTGGCCGTGCTGTTCGTGAGCCACAAGCTCGACGAGTGCATGGCCATGGGCGGCCAGGCCATCGTCTTTCGCGACGGCACGAAGGTGGCACAGGGGCCGATCCGCGATTTCACCAAGGCCGAGCTCGCGCACTGGATGACCGGCAAGCAGCTCGACGGCGCGCGCTACCGCCACCGGACGCACGGCGGCGACACGCTGCTGAAGGTCGAAGCGCTCGGCCGCGGCGCGCAGTTCAGCGATGTGCACTTCACGCTGCACAAGGGCGAGATCCTCGGCATCACCGGGTTGCTCGACTCGGGCCGCAACGAGCTGGCGCTGGCCTTGGCTGGCGTGCAGGCGGCCGACCGCGGGCGCATCGCGCTCGGCGGCCGGCAGATCACGCTGAAGACGCCGAGCGACGGCATCCGCCAGGGCATCGGCTACGTGCCCGAAGACCGGCTGAGCGAGGGCCTCTTTCTCGACAAGCCGATTCGCGACAACATCGTCACGGCCGTGCTCGGTCGCCTGCGCGGGCGCTTCGGCGCGCTCGACGACAAGCAGTGCCAGGCGCTGGCCGAACGCACCGTGAGCGAGTTGCAGATCGCCACGCCCGATGTCGACCGCCCGGTGCAATCGCTCTCGGGCGGCAACCAGCAGCGCGTGCTCATCGGCCGCTGGCTGGCCATCGACCCGCGCGTGCTGATACTGCACGGCCCCACCGTGGGCGTGGACGTGGGCTCCAAGGACACCATCTACCGCATCGTGCAGCGGCTGGCCGAGCAGGGCCTGGGTGTGATCCTGGTGAGCGACGATCTGCAGGAGCTGCTGCAGAACTGCGACCGTATCCTTCTGATGCGCAAGGGCCGCATCGCCAACGATTTCGACGCACAGGGCCTGGCCGAGAGCGAGCTCTACCACGCGCTGGTTTCCGACACCCCTTCTCCCGCATTCTCATGA
- a CDS encoding MFS transporter, with the protein MPHTVETQGVNDANGLPLPRRYAAVAAILGAGVLVVLDGAIANIALPGIAQQLQAPPADAVWIITAYQLAVVMFLLPASAIGERLGYRRVFAGGVALFTAASVLCALAPSLPWLVAARCLQGLGSAAVMPLGLALLRFTYPRRLLARSIAWNALAVAAASASGPTLGAFILSAASWPWLFAVNLPIGLLVLVACAGLPSPPRSARRIDVWSIALNAVMFASFVMGSDRLVMHPLHGGALLALSAVCMVLLVRREMPKATPLIPLDLLRVHSFRVSVIASVCCFTGQMAALVALPFYIQHELGQSAVTAGLLMTPWPLAVMLAAPLSARLAQRMPSAWLCVAGSACFASGLALCALLPLHGNPALPIALFTGLAGLGFGFFQTPNNQNMLLSAPRERSGAAGGAQGTARLTGLTLGSLLMSLMFGLLPAHSAARWGLAMAALAALAGSAASLLRSPARAEAV; encoded by the coding sequence ATGCCCCACACCGTCGAAACCCAAGGGGTGAACGACGCCAATGGCCTGCCCCTACCGCGGCGCTACGCAGCCGTCGCCGCGATCCTGGGCGCGGGCGTGCTGGTGGTGCTCGACGGCGCCATCGCCAACATCGCGCTGCCGGGCATTGCCCAGCAATTGCAGGCGCCACCCGCCGATGCCGTCTGGATCATCACCGCCTACCAGCTGGCCGTGGTCATGTTCCTGTTGCCGGCTTCTGCTATCGGTGAGCGGCTCGGGTATCGGCGCGTGTTTGCCGGCGGCGTCGCGCTGTTCACCGCGGCGTCGGTGTTGTGCGCGCTGGCCCCATCGCTGCCGTGGCTCGTGGCCGCAAGGTGCCTTCAGGGCCTGGGCAGCGCGGCCGTCATGCCGCTGGGCCTGGCGCTCTTGCGCTTCACCTATCCGCGTCGATTGCTCGCGCGCTCCATCGCCTGGAATGCGCTCGCGGTCGCCGCCGCATCCGCGTCGGGCCCCACCCTTGGCGCTTTCATACTCTCCGCGGCAAGCTGGCCGTGGCTCTTTGCGGTCAACCTGCCGATCGGCCTGCTCGTGCTTGTCGCCTGCGCAGGGCTGCCGAGTCCGCCGCGCTCGGCGCGCCGCATCGACGTGTGGAGCATCGCGCTCAACGCGGTCATGTTCGCCTCCTTCGTCATGGGGAGCGACAGGCTCGTGATGCATCCGTTGCATGGCGGCGCGTTGCTCGCGTTGTCGGCTGTTTGCATGGTCCTGCTGGTACGGCGCGAGATGCCCAAGGCGACGCCGCTGATCCCGCTCGACCTGCTGCGCGTGCATTCCTTTCGGGTCTCGGTCATTGCCTCCGTGTGCTGCTTCACCGGCCAGATGGCCGCCCTTGTGGCATTGCCGTTCTATATCCAGCACGAACTTGGCCAGAGCGCGGTGACCGCGGGCCTCCTGATGACCCCCTGGCCGCTGGCGGTGATGCTGGCCGCGCCGCTGTCGGCACGCCTGGCCCAGCGCATGCCGAGCGCTTGGCTGTGCGTGGCCGGAAGTGCGTGTTTCGCGAGCGGCCTGGCCCTGTGCGCCCTGCTGCCGCTGCACGGAAACCCGGCCTTGCCGATCGCGCTGTTCACGGGCCTCGCCGGCCTGGGCTTCGGCTTCTTCCAGACGCCCAATAACCAGAACATGCTGCTTTCGGCGCCCAGGGAGCGCAGCGGCGCGGCCGGTGGCGCGCAAGGCACCGCCCGGCTCACGGGGTTGACGCTCGGCAGCCTGTTGATGAGCCTGATGTTCGGGCTGCTGCCGGCGCACAGCGCCGCGCGCTGGGGGCTGGCGATGGCAGCCCTGGCTGCATTGGCCGGGAGTGCGGCGAGCTTGCTCAGGAGTCCCGCAAGGGCTGAGGCGGTGTGA
- a CDS encoding SDR family oxidoreductase, with protein MLWEQQVPMKRYGSLKEIANTVGFLLDEESSSYVNGQIISVDSGFIAAGLLPA; from the coding sequence GTGCTTTGGGAGCAGCAAGTTCCCATGAAACGATACGGTAGTCTCAAGGAGATCGCCAACACCGTGGGCTTCTTGCTCGACGAAGAATCCTCGTCTTACGTGAACGGTCAGATCATCAGCGTGGATAGCGGATTCATTGCCGCAGGTCTCCTGCCTGCCTGA
- a CDS encoding putative Ig domain-containing protein, translating into MNHSAASGLLHAARAQLQPPRFWLLTLMLSCMAVLSACGGGGGGGSFGFVGLGSSGQIGNPPGPATQPPAGLSYAMTSAVYEFGQPIVPNQPSASGDAVTRYSVEPPLPAGLVLDVATGVISGTPTAVTPSTIYVVTAENAAGSTTARVEIEVRQTPALPAGLSYRETTVVYTVGEAIAPNAPSSSGGPIASYTVAPALPVGLAFDAKTGVISGTPTAVTAQAPYTVTGTNAAGSVTVTLQLEVQPALVAPASVIYSTPTVLYVATEAIVPNTAQTTGGPVASFTVAPSLPAGLSLNAQTGAITGTPAALQSLATYTVTASNAAGSAQTQVRIAITARGSWVSTATVPGARHYFELTRLPNGKVLVSGGFTDTGVTNSAALYDPATGTWSAAAAMLYARNGHSATVLSDGRVLVAGGSDSARVGVLGAEIYDPATDTWTATGSMAEARDWHSAALLPNGKVLVVGGYSSQPSLTFSQTAELYDPATGVWATAATPLATARGQHAMELLPGGNAVLVIGGVNRQGFVNTAEVFAVDGSATTSMSISITGNLFRSALLADGSVLALADGSTTALRFHPATSTWTTSTFSATRSLPILTALADGRVLLAGGSSLNTAEVFNPDFDVWTTAGSMATARRAASAVLLNDGRVLAVSGFSNADGEVDASEIYLP; encoded by the coding sequence ATGAATCATTCGGCTGCGTCCGGCTTGCTGCACGCTGCGCGTGCCCAACTCCAACCTCCTCGGTTCTGGCTGCTGACGTTGATGCTGAGCTGCATGGCCGTCCTGTCCGCATGCGGCGGTGGCGGTGGCGGCGGCTCCTTCGGTTTCGTCGGCCTGGGCAGTTCGGGGCAGATCGGCAACCCACCCGGTCCAGCCACCCAGCCACCCGCAGGCCTCTCCTACGCGATGACCTCCGCCGTCTACGAATTCGGCCAGCCCATCGTGCCCAACCAGCCGAGCGCCAGCGGCGACGCCGTCACGCGCTACAGCGTTGAGCCGCCGTTGCCGGCCGGACTCGTGCTCGATGTCGCCACGGGTGTCATCAGCGGCACGCCGACCGCGGTCACCCCTTCGACCATCTACGTCGTCACAGCCGAGAACGCAGCCGGCAGCACCACAGCCCGCGTGGAGATCGAAGTGCGCCAGACGCCCGCGCTGCCCGCCGGGCTGAGCTATCGCGAAACCACCGTGGTCTACACCGTGGGCGAGGCCATCGCCCCGAACGCGCCTTCCAGCAGCGGCGGTCCGATTGCCAGCTACACCGTTGCGCCGGCACTGCCCGTGGGGCTGGCATTCGATGCGAAGACCGGCGTCATCAGCGGCACGCCGACCGCCGTTACGGCGCAGGCACCCTACACCGTCACCGGCACGAACGCCGCGGGCTCCGTCACCGTGACGCTGCAACTTGAAGTGCAACCGGCGCTTGTCGCGCCAGCCAGCGTCATCTACAGCACGCCCACAGTGCTGTACGTAGCGACCGAAGCCATCGTTCCCAACACCGCCCAGACGACCGGCGGACCCGTTGCTAGCTTCACCGTTGCGCCCTCACTGCCGGCCGGCCTGAGCCTCAACGCGCAAACCGGCGCCATCACCGGCACGCCAGCCGCGCTGCAGTCGCTGGCGACCTACACCGTCACCGCCAGCAACGCCGCGGGCTCGGCGCAGACGCAGGTGCGCATCGCGATCACCGCCCGCGGCAGCTGGGTGTCCACCGCAACCGTCCCCGGGGCACGGCACTACTTCGAGCTCACGCGCCTGCCCAATGGCAAGGTGCTGGTCTCCGGTGGGTTCACGGATACCGGCGTCACCAATTCAGCCGCCCTCTACGACCCCGCGACCGGCACTTGGTCAGCGGCTGCCGCGATGCTCTATGCGCGAAATGGCCACTCGGCCACGGTGCTTTCGGACGGCAGGGTGCTGGTGGCCGGCGGGAGCGACTCGGCGCGTGTGGGCGTGCTGGGCGCAGAAATCTACGACCCCGCCACCGATACTTGGACGGCAACCGGCTCCATGGCCGAGGCGCGCGACTGGCATTCCGCGGCCCTGTTGCCCAACGGCAAGGTTCTGGTCGTCGGTGGCTATTCCTCGCAGCCCTCGCTCACCTTCTCGCAGACCGCGGAACTGTACGACCCGGCCACGGGCGTCTGGGCGACCGCGGCAACCCCATTGGCGACCGCGCGCGGCCAGCATGCGATGGAACTGCTGCCCGGCGGCAACGCCGTGCTGGTGATCGGCGGCGTCAATCGGCAGGGCTTCGTGAACACCGCCGAAGTGTTCGCGGTCGATGGCAGCGCAACAACGTCGATGTCGATCAGCATCACCGGCAATCTCTTCCGGTCGGCACTGCTCGCCGATGGCAGCGTGCTGGCGCTGGCGGACGGCAGCACCACCGCGTTGCGCTTCCACCCCGCAACGTCGACGTGGACGACCAGCACCTTCAGCGCCACGCGCAGCCTGCCCATCCTCACCGCCCTGGCCGACGGCCGCGTGCTGCTGGCCGGTGGCAGCAGCCTGAATACTGCGGAGGTGTTCAACCCAGACTTCGATGTCTGGACGACGGCGGGATCGATGGCGACGGCACGTCGGGCTGCGTCGGCGGTCTTGCTGAATGACGGCCGCGTGCTGGCTGTCAGCGGGTTTTCGAACGCAGATGGCGAAGTGGATGCCTCGGAGATCTACCTGCCCTGA
- a CDS encoding LysR family transcriptional regulator, with product MPTEADLNLLFALNALLSEGSVAKAAERLGLSESAMSRALARLRESTGDQLLVRAGRAMVLTPHALALRDRVRDLVQESRAVLQPAGASMDPRTLQHLFTIRANDGFIEAFAHQLVVRAAHEAPGVRLRFAPKPDKDVRPLREGLLDLDVGVLGESGPEVRIQALYRDRFIAVVRQGHPLLAEPEITAERYAACDHVVTSRHGRTVGPVDDALAAMGLVRNTAVVVPSFSTALSIAAATELVALIPSSYFEHLRARGTLRSFPLPMSTEQITVSQMWHPRLDRDPAHRWLRGMVLEVCRPRNEQTAA from the coding sequence ATGCCAACAGAAGCTGACCTGAACCTGCTGTTTGCGTTGAACGCACTTCTTTCCGAGGGCAGCGTCGCGAAAGCTGCCGAGCGCCTGGGCCTGAGCGAGTCGGCGATGAGCCGGGCGCTTGCGCGGTTGCGGGAATCGACCGGTGACCAGCTCCTCGTGCGTGCGGGTCGCGCCATGGTGCTCACGCCGCATGCGCTGGCACTGCGCGACCGCGTGAGGGACCTGGTGCAGGAGTCGCGCGCGGTACTTCAGCCCGCCGGTGCGAGCATGGACCCCCGCACGCTCCAGCACCTGTTCACCATACGGGCCAACGACGGCTTCATCGAGGCCTTCGCGCATCAGTTGGTGGTTCGCGCCGCGCACGAAGCGCCCGGCGTTCGCCTGCGCTTCGCGCCCAAGCCCGACAAAGACGTTCGTCCCCTGCGCGAGGGATTGCTCGACCTGGATGTCGGCGTTCTCGGCGAGTCAGGCCCGGAGGTACGCATTCAGGCGCTCTATCGCGACCGATTCATCGCGGTCGTGCGCCAGGGCCATCCCCTTCTCGCCGAGCCCGAGATCACTGCCGAGCGCTACGCTGCCTGCGACCACGTCGTCACTTCACGCCACGGCCGGACCGTGGGACCGGTGGACGACGCGCTCGCAGCGATGGGCCTGGTGCGCAATACCGCGGTCGTGGTGCCCAGCTTCAGCACCGCCTTGTCGATAGCGGCCGCGACCGAGCTGGTCGCTTTGATACCGTCCTCGTACTTTGAACACCTGAGAGCGCGGGGCACGCTGCGCTCGTTCCCGCTGCCGATGTCCACCGAGCAGATCACGGTGTCGCAAATGTGGCATCCGCGTCTCGATCGGGATCCTGCGCATCGGTGGCTGCGCGGGATGGTGCTGGAGGTTTGCCGGCCACGGAATGAGCAAACAGCTGCGTAG